Part of the Rhizoctonia solani chromosome 2, complete sequence genome is shown below.
CAGGAAACGCCAGTGGCAAGCATTCTTTGAAAATTCGTTTTAATCGATTACTATGTTCGATAAGGTACAATATGATGCTTACGAGCAATAGGTGTATTATTAGGCTTTGGCTTTGACCGAGCAGCTCCATAGACAACTGGTCTACTTTTGGGTTTGCCGCCTTCCGAATGTGGAAACTTTGAGCGAGATAGCGTCCGAAgattggttggttggtttatATTCTTCGTGGACGAAGATTTGAGAGGGGTTCCAACTATGAACAGAGTCGTGGCTGGCACCACCGTTTCCAGCCTGGAAGGAGATGTTGGAGCCTCGATTTCCTGTCCTTTCTCCATTGGGCACATTATTTGGTAGCTTCACCTTCTCTGATAGAAAGAGCCAAACGCTCTTATCCACTACGGAAACAGACTCAAGTTGAGAAAGCCACAAGACGGAGTTGGGTTATTGACGACTTGATTCGACTCGATTAAGCGAGATCGACGCAGGGTCCCAGGGAAGCGTGTCAGTATCTCACGTGACCTAAAATCAGAGCAAGTTCGCAAGGAAACTTGAAGAGTTTCCAATCATGGAATTGACGTCCAGGACACCTACAGCGTTAGGGCTGGGCTATCCAGGTTGGTGGGCTCTTTTTTAAAAAGTCTCCAGCGGTAATTGAATGTATAACACACCTTCTTGGAGTTTTGGTAACTCTGGAGCTCCCAAAGACATGGGGACCCAGGAAGATTTCCACTTCGGGTGGGAGAACTGTTGCTAGCCCCCATAGCTTCGGGCGACTCCGCGGTATAGTCTCTCAGCTAAGAGATTGGAGGTCTCAATCCGAGAGCATTAACCATAGAAGAATCGCAACATGAAGTGGTTATATGCTAAACTCCTCTTCCGGTTGGGTCTCGCGGCAATTAACCTTGCACACCTTGAGACACGAATAATCAGGAGATACTTTTCGAGCTACAATACCATCTGATGCTAAATGAGCCAGagaagttcaaggggctCTCGTGATGACCCCAGACTTGCTCAGGGTCGTATGATATGGAACTATGtagtatgcatatatttacgACCCAGAAGTAAcctggctatatgcgcagaaGACAGACATATCAACTGAAATTCCGATTTGCAGGCTACATACCTCTTGATACATGACTCACTCTACTACTATGGTTCAATTGATTGCCATGGTATACGTATGTACCATTATTGCAACAAATAGATACGTCATGCCTATCTCAGGTACCAGAGCCAGCACTCTTTGAAGCTCTCCTGAGCTCTGGCTAATAAAGAGGTTCGCTCTCAGATGCAAAACTGTCAGTATTTTGCTCCAAAATTCGGAACACTGACCATAGCAATATCTAGGTAGCTTCGTGGTAAAGAGAAGGTAGGTTTATCAAGAAGATTTATTGTGAACACCGTATATATGTATGAGTAGCTCTAGCTAAGGAGGGGTAGATTCAGTCATCCTCACACCAGCAAGGGACAAAATCAGGGTAACTTTTGACAATCAACACGCGCTTTGGGCCATTAGCTTATCATATCTTGAGATGCTTCGTGTCAAACATAGTTATGGCCTTGTAAAACTTATGATTGTAGCACTTTCTAGACGAATGTAGTTCCAAAAATGCACTGAGAGTGATGTCCCGGAAGCTTAAAGGGCGTCGCTATTATCTACTCAACTCGAAAGATGATAACAAGCCTTGGGCAAAGTGGACCCGACGCAACTAGTTCTGAATGAGCCCATAAGATTAGGCACGAAATATGTTGTTCCTAACAAGATTAAATGATTAGATCTCTTGAAAATGCGTGATATAGGTATCACTTACTCGGAAATTGTAGATGAGATAGATGCAGAAATACGGTACCAGGAAGTATGGCCACACAAATTGATCCAGATCAAATGAAACAGGTGCACCGCCAAGTCAAGTCCATAAAGAACTGGCCTACATCCTTATATGCGGGCAGTCCTGAGGCGGTGAAGAGCTTCGGAGCCCAAAGAGGTAAATTAGAAGCGTAAGCTCTTGTGTGCTGAGGGGCGTTCCATGCTATCACGTGATGGCTGTGTTGGCAGCTTTGGAGCTACACCGCGCGGGACAAGCTTCAAACCACCACCGAGTTGGCGAACTCACTTGGTGATGGCAAATCGCACAAATTACTCACCTCTTGCCCAGGATGCTGAGCCACCTGAGATATCCGACGTTTTGACCGACCCTCAAGCACCGCCCATTTATTATGGAGAGGGTCGTTTTTCGCCACCAAGCTCAATCAGCGATGATGAATATACGGACCGGGAAAAGCTCCTCGATCCGAGTCGTGTTGAACGTGGCAGCCTTGATGACGGAGATATGGATCGCGTTAATGTAATGCGCGAACCTGGTGGGCTATCTCTGGGTAGGAAGGTAAGTCGAAAGGGGTATATTTTGCCAAGAGGTTTTTGCTTAATGTATTATAGCGCATGTCTCCCCTTCGTTGCTTAGTACTATCTCTTGGTTCACTCGTTTTATTGGCGGTTCTGCTTGGATTTTTGGCGGCACGAACTTATAACCAAACTTCATATCGCTACCGCGCGCCTGGAAATAAACACATTACTATGGATCATGTATTTAATGGAACATTCGCTGCTGATAAACGCAGCTTGGCCTGGGTTAGTGAGGGTGAGTAACTCCCATATTACTTGGACTAGGAATTAATCATTAGTCAGCTGGAGACGGTATCTACTCTATTGAAGAGGAGGGGTCAATTAAACTTGTGGATCTAAGTACTCAGACGAATCGGACGCTCGTCAAAAGGAGTGATGTGAAAGATGTACGTCGGGGTTTTATTTTATCTGGTGCCGTTTCTCACAACATCACAGGAACATGGTAACCAATTGGTGTTTAGCTCCTGGTCCCTCTCAGCCGATGCTTCCCACGTTCTCCTCAAAACCGATTATCTCAAACAATACCGGCATTCATCCTTTGGAAACTTTTATCTTCATCGCCTTTCGGATGGACGCACATTTCCTCTCGTTCCTCCAAGTAACCCCCCTCGTGTGGTGCATGCCGCGTGGTCGCCCACTGGTCGAAGCATTGCTTGGGTAATGGGAAATGATATATATGTCGTAAAAGATCCTAGGTATGCTGCATAGCTTTTTCGTGCTGGTGCGGCGGCACTTATTTCCTTTCGAAGCCCCGATGTCACACCTCTCCGCCTTACCTACTCTGGGAATGCAACCTTGTTCCACGGAGTACCTGATTGGGTATACGAAGAAGAGGTTCTCTCGTCTGCTTCAGCTCTTTGGTGGTCTCCTACATCCTCGCATATCGCCTATCTTTCTCTCGATGAAACCAACGTCCTCGAGTACGTGGTACCAGTATACAACCCAACTGGCGACGCATCCAGTGTTATTCCTTACGGTGGGGACCCTATCAAGATCAAGTATCCCAAGCCTGGTTACGGTAATCCCCTCGTGCAGGTTGCAGTTTGCGATTTGACGGCAATTCCTACCAACCTGACCACCGACGCTGTTTCTAAAATCGTCCAAGGAACTGTTAAAAACGCGACAACCATACTGTCGTGGGACAAACAACTGAAACCGGAGGACCAGATTGTCAGCGAAGTTGCATGGGTCGGAAACGAAACTCTCATTGTCCGGGAAGTCGGTCGCGAAGCCCGGGAAGGCCATGTAGTCTTATTCGATGTGGGCAAGACTGGAAAAGTTGCCAAAGGAAAGATCGTGCGAGTCAAGGGTGAAAAAGGCGAAGAGGGAGACAAAGGCTGGATTGAATCAGTAAGTGTTTAATTGTTGTTCGCCTTGACAATACTAAATTCTGGCCGAGTACAGGAGCAAAACATTGTCCCACTCAAGCAAACCCCTGGCTACCTGGATATtctacccactcccaaaGGTTATAACCATATAGCCCTTTTTAGCCCTCCTGATTCCTCTGATCCTATATGGCTCACTAGCGGTGAATGGGAAGTTACTGGGAGCGTTCTCGCTGTGGACGAGACTCACGGGCTTATGTAGGGTGCTCAATGTGTTCAGTGCAAATACTATAGCTAACTGTTTGCATTACGAAGATATTTCCAAGCAGCCAAACACTCAATCGCTCGTGGTGTTTACTCGGTCTCCCTTCCGTCGGCGAAAGTTCTTAACTCCCGAGCACCTGTACCCAAACCGGCCGAGCCTGTTGCTCTAACAGACGATTCGACATTGGCTTGGTACTCCGCATCGTTCTCCCCGCAAGGTGGTTATTACGTCCTTAACTATGATGGGCCAGCAGTGCCCTGGCAGAAGGTCATAGGAGTAGAAACCAAAGGCCAGAGTAAGTTACTCTATCTACCGCAGCCAGTTCAGCACTCATGTAGCGCAAGAAGAGTCCGTGAACTACGTGCTTACGGACAACGATGAACTAAACAAGACATCAGCGGCTTTCCAAATGCCTTTCATTACTCGTTCAACGATAGAGAGCGACGGGTACGGTGCGTAGTTAATCCTTGATTTCACATTATGTTATGTTTACTGACCATTGATGCAGAGCTCAACTTTATGGAAATTCGGCCGCCCAATATGGATGAGACTGGACGCAAGAAGTACCCGGTGCTTTTCCGAGTGTAAGTCTGTCGCCCCTAATGTCCATCTGTCTCACTAAATCCCGGTTCACAGATACGGCGGACCTGGGTCACAGATGGTACACAGCC
Proteins encoded:
- a CDS encoding dipeptidyl aminopeptidase, yielding MAVLAALELHRAGQASNHHRDAEPPEISDVLTDPQAPPIYYGEGRFSPPSSISDDEYTDREKLLDPSRVERGSLDDGDMDRVNVMREPGGLSLGRKRMSPLRCLVLSLGSLVLLAVLLGFLAARTYNQTSYRYRAPGNKHITMDHVFNGTFAADKRSLAWVSEAGDGIYSIEEEGSIKLVDLSTQTNRTLVKRSDVKDEHGNQLVFSSWSLSADASHVLLKTDYLKQYRHSSFGNFYLHRLSDGRTFPLVPPSNPPRVVHAAWSPTGRSIAWVMGNDIYVVKDPSPDVTPLRLTYSGNATLFHGVPDWVYEEEVLSSASALWWSPTSSHIAYLSLDETNVLEYVVPVYNPTGDASSVIPYGGDPIKIKYPKPGYGNPLVQVAVCDLTAIPTNLTTDAVSKIVQGTVKNATTILSWDKQLKPEDQIVSEVAWVGNETLIVREVGREAREGHVVLFDVGKTGKVAKGKIVRVKGEKGEEGDKGWIESEQNIVPLKQTPGYLDILPTPKGYNHIALFSPPDSSDPIWLTSGEWEVTGSVLAVDETHGLIYFQAAKHSIARGVYSVSLPSAKVLNSRAPVPKPAEPVALTDDSTLAWYSASFSPQGGYYVLNYDGPAVPWQKVIGVETKGQKESVNYVLTDNDELNKTSAAFQMPFITRSTIESDGYELNFMEIRPPNMDETGRKKYPVLFRVYGGPGSQMVHSRFDRDWHHYLACSLQYIIVVVDGRGTGFKGRKLRNPIRGNLGYWEVVDQINAARIWASKQYVDSKRIGIWGWSYGGFMTSKVLEADAGVHTLGMAVAPVTSWRLYDSVYTERYMGLPDNNPEGYVNASITKVDGFRHANYLLAHGSGDDNVHFANSAHLLDMLTQAKVRGFRFRMFTDR